The Candidatus Nanosynbacter featherlites DNA window AGCCCAACGTTTAATTCATTGACGTCCATCAGCAGAAAACAGATGTCGGCTTCGTTGATGGCTTGCATGGTGCGCAGGACCGAGAACTTTTCGATGCCGGTCTCTTGCTTGCCTTGGCGGCGAATGCCGGCGGTGTCGAGTAGCTCGATGGTCTGGCCATGGTAGCGGACTTGGACACGGTTGACGTCGCGGGTGGTGCCGGCGACATTGGCGACGATGGCTTGCTGCTTGCCTGCTAGGGTGTTGAACAGGTTGCTTTTGCCGACATTTGGCCGGCCGATGAGGGCGACGCGAATGATGTCGTCAGCTTCGGTTTGAGTGGCTGGCGGGATGAGATCGGCAATGTCGTCGAGCAGCTCGGAGATGCCGATGTTGTGCTCGGCAGAGGTTTTGATGATGGTTTTGATGCCGAGACGCTTGAATTCGTCGGTGTGGAGCGAGCCTTTGAGGTCGGCTTTGTTGGCGATGAGGAGGACGGGCTTGCCACTTTTGAGGGCTTTTTTAGCCAGTTGGCGATCGGCATCTGATGGATAGACGGTGGAATCGACCACGACGAGGATGACGTCGGCCGCGGCAGAGGCATCAGCGATTTGGTCTTGGATGGTGGCTTCGAATTCGTCTTCGGCGGGCTTGAGGCCGGCGGTGTCGATGAGCCAGAACTCAGCCTGGCTTGCCTCGTCAGGAGATGAGGCGCGGCGCTTATACGAAACTTTGCCAACAACGTTGTCGCGGGTGGTGCCGGCTTCGCGGGCGACGATGGCGGTGCGGGCGCGCGTCAAGCGATTGAACAATGAACTTTTGCCAACGTTAGCTTGGCCGATGATGGCGACGGTGGGTAATTTATGAGACATAATTACGCCTATTATACCAGAGGCGCGGCGATTTGGCGAGGATAAGCGGTATGCGAAATGGGGCTAGCCTTAGCCTGCCGGAGTGGGTGTTGCCGTAGCAACTGGTGTTGGGCTACTTTCTGGTGCTTGTGAAGCGGTGCATTCGGGACTGTTAGGAACTGCTGTAATGCCGCCTTGCCCGTTGTAGCTGTAATATTTGTATAGTAGCGTGGTACCATCACAACCTTTCTCTACGGATGATATTGCACGCTTGCAGTCAGGTTCATCAAGACAGTTCTGGTCAACAGTCTGCCAATCGATATTGGACTGGTTGGTTGAGTCTAGCTCCGAGCTGATTGTAGATCCTTCTGTAGTTGCCGTTGGTGCTGTTTCTGTTATTGGCGCACCACAGCCTGATAAAGCCAGTGCAGCGCTGGCTACTGTGCCGAGCACGACTCCTACTTTTTTCTGCAATGACTCGACATTAGTTTCGATTGAAAATCTGTTACCTTCTCGCATGGTATGTCCTCCTAATATCTATACGATATACCAATTATTGATCTGCTGTCAAATTACTTTCTTGGAATTCCCCGCGTTTGATGTTACCAAGGGTGTAATTGCCAAAGTCTGTGCGATGGAGTTTGGTGACGGTGTAGCCGAGAGCGGCAAAGGTGCGGCGGATTTGGCGGTTGCGGCCTTCGCTCATCTGGACGATCCAGCGGTGGTTGTCGCCGTCGTGCTGGCGTTCCAGTGTCAAGCGACTGGGCCCGTCAGGTAGTTGCACGCCAAAGTCATTGATCATTTGCCGGTGGAGCGGCTGCAGCGGCTGGTCGAGCGTCACGAGATAGCGCTTG harbors:
- the der gene encoding ribosome biogenesis GTPase Der, whose translation is MSHKLPTVAIIGQANVGKSSLFNRLTRARTAIVAREAGTTRDNVVGKVSYKRRASSPDEASQAEFWLIDTAGLKPAEDEFEATIQDQIADASAAADVILVVVDSTVYPSDADRQLAKKALKSGKPVLLIANKADLKGSLHTDEFKRLGIKTIIKTSAEHNIGISELLDDIADLIPPATQTEADDIIRVALIGRPNVGKSNLFNTLAGKQQAIVANVAGTTRDVNRVQVRYHGQTIELLDTAGIRRQGKQETGIEKFSVLRTMQAINEADICFLLMDVNELNVGLDQRLAGIIDEAGKGLVLVVSKWDSVEGKDAYTHDELAPQISYHFKFTPYAPLIFTSSVTGQNVAKLFDLALDIYKRRHQECKTRILNDLLQKAVAAHPPAGLKNSHPKLRYIVQTDTAPPWFVIYGSNLKFVHWSYKRYLERTLREAFNFAGTPIKLSFRDEKQLKANRERVARGLAPVTKAYKQAKNAEKGI